One genomic segment of Hemiscyllium ocellatum isolate sHemOce1 chromosome 49, sHemOce1.pat.X.cur, whole genome shotgun sequence includes these proteins:
- the LOC132837112 gene encoding histone H1.11L-like translates to MSDSAATETAPPASAPTKAKAPKKKAAVPRKKTPGPQLGELILNVVGDIKDRKGASLSAVKKALERSGIDVGKRKTQIKMSIRRCLANGSLVLVKGQGVSGSFKLPKNPVKAKAGKKAGTSAAAKKPAVKKSPAKKATAKKSQAKKATAKKSPAKKAITKKSPAKKASGKKTAPPKKVVSKAAPKKRTPVKKVKKAKGPKAPKPLSKPAKGKAKPKGKVTKTAAKK, encoded by the coding sequence ATGAGCGACAGTGCAGCCACCGAAACGGCGCCTCCAGCCTCCGCTCCCACTAAAGCCAAGGCACCCAAGAAGAAGGCGGCGGTTCCCAGGAAAAAAACACCCGGTCCCCAGTTGGGCGAGCTGATTCTGAATGTTGTCGGAGATATCAAGGATCGCAAAGGGGCGTCTCTGTCCGCAGTAAAGAAGGCGCTAGAGCGAAGTGGGATCGATGTGGGAAAGCGAAAGACACAGATCAAGATGAGTATCAGGAGGTGCCTGGCGAACGGCTCCCTTGTTCTGGTCAAGGGCCAGGGCGTCTCCGGCTCCTTCAAACTCCCAAAGAATCCAGTCAAGGCAAAAGCGGGAAAGAAGGCGGGAACATCAGCGGCCGCCAAGAAACCGGCGGTGAAGAAATCACCGGCCAAGAAAGCGACAGCGAAGAAATCCCAGGCCAAGAAAGCGACAGCCAAGAAATCCCCAGCCAAGAAAGCGATAACCAAGAAATCCCCAGCCAAGAAAGCGAGCGGCAAGAAGACGGCACCGCCAAAGAAAGTGGTGAGCAAAGCAGCGCCAAAGAAACGGACTCCCGTGAAGAAGGTGAAAAAGGCCAAGGGTCCGAAAGCCCCCAAACCCCTCAGCAAACCGGCTAAAGGCAAGGCCAAGCCCAAAGGGAAAGTAACCAAGACAGCAGCAAAGAAATGA
- the LOC132837230 gene encoding uncharacterized protein LOC132837230 gives MARTKQTARKSTGGNVPRKQLATKAARKSAPATGGVKKPHRYRPGTVALREIRRYQKSTELLIRKRAFQRLVREIAQDFKNDLRRARVKH, from the coding sequence ATGGCCAGAACCAAGCAGACAGCGCGCAAATCCACCGGAGGGAATGTTCCCCGCAAGCAGCTGGCGACCAAAGCGGCCCGCAAGAGCGCTCCGGCCACGGGCGGAGTGAAGAAACCCCATCGCTACAGGCCCGGCACGGTGGCTCTGCGGGAGATCCGCCGCTACCAGAAATCCACCGAGCTGCTGATCCGCAAACGTGCTTTCCAGCGCCTGGTGCGAGAGATCGCTCAGGACTTCAAGAACGACCTGCGCAGGGCCCGAGTAAAACATTAA